The Thiothrix subterranea genome has a segment encoding these proteins:
- a CDS encoding helix-turn-helix transcriptional regulator translates to MQKINLDNWQTKKLNVREMAALYGVSIATIWRWTAAGRLPQPQKVGINTTRWDGAAVAAAMESAA, encoded by the coding sequence GTGCAAAAAATCAATCTGGACAACTGGCAAACCAAAAAATTGAACGTGCGGGAAATGGCGGCACTGTACGGCGTGTCTATCGCGACTATCTGGCGTTGGACGGCGGCGGGGCGACTACCACAGCCGCAAAAGGTCGGGATCAATACGACCAGATGGGACGGGGCGGCAGTAGCGGCGGCTATGGAGTCGGCAGCATGA
- a CDS encoding primase-helicase zinc-binding domain-containing protein: MTARAKNQYLGFPEVRTAAAGQWEQIHRSLGIQLASTSHLKHTPCPACGGRDRFRIDATYQNTGRWICSGGGDLQSGDGFSLLGHAYGWTPSEQLQAVAECLGLTNASDRERETLRRKAEAQAAAMLADARRKDEQARRDANILSALQDLEDLIKHRQYLQRQAHLTSSLHRVTINPLEDELSAAYTLNMLILEIYASQGSNDQ; encoded by the coding sequence ATGACCGCACGGGCAAAAAACCAATATCTAGGCTTTCCAGAGGTGCGCACGGCAGCGGCGGGGCAGTGGGAACAGATTCACCGGTCGTTAGGTATCCAGCTTGCCAGCACCTCACACCTTAAGCATACCCCTTGCCCTGCATGTGGTGGGCGTGACCGCTTCAGGATTGATGCAACCTATCAGAATACCGGGCGGTGGATTTGCAGCGGGGGCGGTGATTTGCAAAGCGGTGATGGCTTTTCATTGCTCGGTCATGCATACGGCTGGACACCATCAGAACAGCTTCAGGCGGTCGCTGAATGCCTAGGGCTTACCAATGCCAGCGACAGAGAGCGCGAAACCCTACGGCGCAAGGCTGAGGCACAAGCGGCGGCAATGCTGGCAGATGCGCGGCGCAAAGACGAACAAGCGCGGCGTGATGCAAACATACTGTCAGCACTCCAAGACCTTGAAGACCTGATTAAGCACCGGCAATACCTACAGCGGCAAGCACACCTCACAAGCAGTTTGCACCGCGTCACGATCAACCCATTAGAGGATGAACTTTCAGCGGCTTACACCCTGAACATGCTGATTCTCGAAATCTACGCATCACAAGGGAGCAACGACCAATGA